A part of Argonema galeatum A003/A1 genomic DNA contains:
- a CDS encoding NUDIX hydrolase, whose product MSGRGTKKVADTLKKQALADFKVGVDNVIFSVDTEQNRLLVLLVMRDDEPYLGQWCLPGTLVRKGESLEDAADRILAEKIRVKNLYLEQLYSFGGPGRDPREAPDSFGVRYLAVSYFALVRFAEAELIADGVSGIAWYPIKQIPPLAFDHNEILEYGYRRLRNKLEYSPVAFDVLPEVFTLSDLYQFYTTVLGENFSDYSNFRARLLKLGFLCDTGIKVSRGAGRPASLYRFDAEAFAPLKDKPLVFI is encoded by the coding sequence ATGTCAGGACGCGGCACAAAAAAGGTTGCAGATACGTTAAAAAAACAGGCATTAGCCGACTTCAAAGTCGGTGTTGATAACGTAATTTTCTCAGTCGATACCGAGCAAAATCGACTGCTGGTTCTATTAGTAATGCGAGATGACGAACCATACTTAGGGCAGTGGTGTTTACCGGGAACACTGGTAAGAAAAGGAGAATCTCTAGAAGATGCAGCCGATCGGATTCTCGCCGAGAAAATCAGGGTAAAAAATCTCTACTTAGAACAATTGTATAGCTTCGGAGGGCCGGGTCGCGATCCTAGAGAAGCACCAGATAGTTTTGGAGTTCGTTATTTAGCAGTAAGCTATTTTGCGTTAGTACGATTTGCGGAAGCCGAACTGATTGCCGATGGCGTTAGCGGTATTGCCTGGTATCCCATTAAACAGATACCGCCATTAGCCTTCGATCACAATGAAATTTTGGAGTATGGCTATCGACGTTTGCGAAATAAATTAGAGTATAGTCCCGTTGCTTTTGATGTATTACCGGAGGTTTTCACTTTGAGCGATCTTTATCAATTTTACACAACTGTTCTAGGAGAAAACTTTTCCGACTATTCCAATTTTCGCGCCCGTCTGCTAAAGTTGGGATTTTTGTGCGACACGGGTATAAAAGTATCGCGTGGTGCCGGTCGTCCCGCTAGTTTGTATCGCTTTGATGCCGAAGCTTTTGCACCGTTAAAGGATAAACCACTGGTTTTTATTTAG
- a CDS encoding nicotinate phosphoribosyltransferase yields MKIAPDRNRLHLANLDRTETAQDKELTVCSEDYSLLTDLYQLTMAACYVGEGLDRRQASFELFVRRLPEGFGYLIAMGLQQALDYLEKFRFSPSQIEALQATGIFDRVPDRFWSLLAETRFTGDVWAVPEGTAVFANEPLLRVEAPLWQAQLVETYLLNTINYQTLIATKAARVRDVAGPEAMLLEFGTRRAFSPQASVWAARAALAAGLDATSNVLAAVKLGQKPSGTMAHSLVMALAATSGSEAEAFTAFHRYFPGAPLLIDTYDAIAAAEMLTERVNSGEMKLSGVRLDSGDLVALSQKVRSLLPNVPIFASGDLDEWEIARLKSAGACIDGYGLGTKLVTGSPVNGVYKLVEIDGIPTMKQSSNKTTYPGRKQIFRRFENGLFQSDRLGLLTENSEEEQPLLQLAFQDGKRLWDETLEQIRDRTAASVASLPPQARQIDRPTSPPVEISDALLNLTQKTKR; encoded by the coding sequence ATGAAAATTGCCCCTGACCGTAACCGCCTGCACCTTGCCAATCTCGATCGAACTGAAACGGCACAAGACAAGGAACTCACCGTCTGTTCTGAAGATTACAGCCTTTTGACCGACCTGTATCAGCTGACAATGGCAGCCTGCTACGTAGGTGAAGGTCTAGATCGACGACAAGCAAGCTTTGAGCTATTTGTGCGCCGATTACCAGAAGGTTTTGGCTATTTAATCGCGATGGGCTTGCAACAAGCCTTGGACTACCTAGAGAAATTCCGCTTTAGCCCAAGCCAGATAGAAGCTTTGCAAGCTACAGGGATTTTCGATCGCGTACCAGATCGATTTTGGTCGCTTTTAGCAGAAACCCGTTTCACTGGCGATGTGTGGGCAGTACCAGAGGGAACGGCAGTATTTGCCAACGAGCCGCTGCTGCGAGTGGAAGCACCCTTGTGGCAGGCTCAGCTGGTGGAAACTTACCTGCTCAACACTATTAACTACCAGACTTTGATTGCCACAAAAGCAGCTAGGGTGCGAGATGTGGCTGGCCCAGAAGCAATGTTGCTGGAATTTGGCACCAGACGTGCCTTTAGTCCCCAGGCTTCTGTGTGGGCAGCTCGTGCAGCGTTGGCAGCTGGATTGGATGCCACATCAAATGTACTGGCTGCTGTTAAACTCGGTCAAAAGCCTAGCGGTACGATGGCTCATTCTTTAGTGATGGCCTTAGCGGCGACATCTGGTAGCGAGGCGGAGGCGTTTACAGCGTTTCACCGATATTTTCCGGGTGCGCCCTTGTTGATTGACACTTATGATGCGATCGCAGCTGCCGAAATGTTAACAGAACGGGTAAACTCAGGCGAGATGAAATTGTCTGGTGTGCGGTTAGATTCTGGCGATTTAGTTGCATTATCCCAAAAAGTGCGATCGCTCTTACCCAACGTTCCCATCTTTGCCAGCGGAGATTTAGACGAGTGGGAAATTGCTCGATTAAAGAGTGCGGGTGCTTGCATCGACGGTTATGGATTGGGAACTAAACTGGTTACTGGTTCGCCTGTAAATGGAGTCTATAAACTTGTAGAAATTGATGGCATTCCTACTATGAAACAGTCTAGCAATAAAACTACTTATCCCGGTCGCAAGCAAATCTTTCGTCGTTTTGAAAACGGTCTTTTTCAATCAGATAGACTGGGACTCCTAACAGAAAATTCAGAGGAAGAACAGCCTTTGTTACAGTTAGCGTTCCAAGATGGTAAGCGCTTGTGGGATGAAACTTTAGAGCAAATACGCGATCGCACTGCTGCCTCGGTTGCTAGTCTACCACCCCAAGCTCGTCAGATCGATCGCCCAACTTCCCCACCCGTAGAAATCTCCGATGCACTGCTAAATTTAACCCAAAAAACAAAACGCTAG
- a CDS encoding nicotinate-nucleotide adenylyltransferase gives MNKIALFGTSADPPTAGHQAILSWLSQNYDWVAVWASNNPFKSHQTPLEHRAAMLSLLIEDINPPRYNIGLHQELSSPRTLETVEKAKAKWPFAELTLVIGADLVTQLPRWYRVEDLLRQVDLLVVPRPGSTIEDAALVRLREMGASVAIATLTGPDVSSTAYRENGDTEALTPPIEAYIYREHLYECQDAAQKRLQIR, from the coding sequence ATGAACAAAATTGCTCTTTTTGGTACTAGCGCCGATCCGCCGACAGCCGGACATCAAGCAATTCTGAGTTGGCTATCGCAAAACTATGACTGGGTGGCAGTCTGGGCATCTAACAATCCTTTTAAATCTCACCAGACGCCCCTAGAACACCGAGCCGCAATGTTAAGCTTATTGATTGAGGATATTAACCCTCCCCGGTACAACATCGGTTTGCATCAAGAACTGAGCAGCCCCAGAACTTTGGAGACAGTCGAGAAAGCAAAGGCAAAATGGCCTTTTGCAGAACTGACCCTAGTGATTGGGGCCGATCTCGTTACTCAGCTGCCGCGTTGGTATCGAGTTGAAGATTTGTTGCGACAAGTGGATCTGCTAGTGGTGCCCAGACCTGGATCTACCATAGAAGATGCTGCTTTGGTGCGGCTTAGGGAGATGGGAGCCTCTGTAGCGATCGCAACTCTCACCGGCCCAGATGTTTCCTCTACAGCTTATCGTGAAAATGGAGACACAGAAGCATTAACGCCTCCCATAGAGGCATATATTTATCGAGAGCATTTGTACGAATGTCAGGACGCGGCACAAAAAAGGTTGCAGATACGTTAA
- a CDS encoding antibiotic biosynthesis monooxygenase family protein, giving the protein MILEVAIFDVKPGTTAEFVTAFKVASSIISSMSGYISHELQRCIETENRYILLVRWERLEDHTVGFRQSPEYQEWRNLLHHFYDPFPSVEHYEVVPNF; this is encoded by the coding sequence ATGATACTAGAAGTCGCAATTTTTGATGTTAAACCCGGTACGACCGCCGAGTTTGTAACTGCTTTCAAAGTAGCCTCAAGCATTATTTCTTCTATGTCAGGGTATATCTCTCATGAACTTCAACGCTGTATAGAAACCGAAAACCGTTACATTCTACTTGTGCGCTGGGAGAGATTAGAAGACCACACCGTTGGATTTCGTCAATCACCAGAGTATCAAGAGTGGCGTAACTTGCTACATCACTTCTACGATCCATTTCCGAGTGTGGAACATTATGAAGTCGTGCCAAATTTTTAG
- a CDS encoding TIGR03032 family protein codes for MQQPLPVSTPSPPQEIFCSRQFVEWLQSEQISLGFTTYQTSRLILAGVNPQGQLSGFERLFDRAMGLYATTERLYLSTKYQLWQLDNALAPGQLYNGYDKLYVPRIGYTTGDLDIHDVAIATPPPTPSPLTGRGLEEPPLFKGGQGGIVFVSTLLNCLATVSDRHSCTPLWKPKFISKIVNEDRCHLNGLAMVDGQPRFVTASSRSDVVDGWRDKRRNGGVVIDVPSNEIILSGLSMPHSPRFYQGNLWLHNSGTGEFGYIDLQAGKFEPVAFCPGYLRGLTFWKNYAVVGLSKPRGGDRTFSGLSLDEQLIAKDTEPRCGLMVIELTTGNVLHWLRLEGIITELYDVQVISGVQRPMALGFQTDEISRLLTLGTADWGLEE; via the coding sequence TTGCAACAACCACTACCAGTATCCACCCCATCACCACCCCAAGAAATATTCTGCTCCCGTCAATTCGTAGAATGGTTACAGTCAGAGCAGATTAGTCTTGGCTTCACCACTTATCAAACTTCGCGACTAATTTTGGCAGGGGTGAATCCACAGGGGCAACTTTCGGGATTTGAGCGTTTGTTCGATCGCGCGATGGGGCTATATGCTACCACCGAACGCCTTTATCTGAGTACAAAATACCAGTTGTGGCAACTGGATAACGCTTTAGCACCAGGGCAATTATACAACGGATACGACAAACTCTACGTACCCCGCATTGGCTACACCACCGGAGATTTGGATATCCACGATGTAGCTATCGCTACCCCACCCCCAACCCCCTCCCCGTTGACGGGGAGGGGGCTAGAAGAACCCCCCCTTTTTAAGGGGGGGCAGGGGGGGATCGTATTTGTCAGCACTTTACTTAATTGTCTGGCAACAGTGAGCGATCGGCACAGCTGCACCCCACTCTGGAAACCCAAATTTATCTCCAAAATCGTCAACGAAGACCGCTGTCACCTCAACGGCTTAGCAATGGTAGACGGACAACCCCGTTTTGTCACCGCTTCCAGTCGTTCCGATGTAGTAGATGGTTGGCGAGACAAACGACGAAATGGCGGTGTGGTAATCGACGTACCCTCTAACGAAATCATCCTCAGTGGGTTAAGTATGCCCCACTCGCCCCGATTTTATCAGGGTAACCTGTGGCTCCACAATTCTGGCACTGGGGAATTTGGTTATATAGATTTACAAGCCGGAAAATTTGAGCCAGTCGCTTTTTGTCCCGGTTACCTGCGAGGCTTGACATTTTGGAAAAATTATGCAGTAGTGGGATTATCCAAACCAAGAGGCGGGGATCGGACTTTTTCTGGGTTATCTTTAGATGAGCAATTAATTGCCAAAGACACCGAACCTCGTTGCGGTTTGATGGTAATTGAACTCACTACGGGAAACGTTCTGCATTGGTTGCGCCTGGAAGGAATAATTACCGAATTGTACGACGTGCAAGTGATATCAGGAGTGCAAAGACCGATGGCTTTAGGTTTTCAAACAGATGAAATTTCCCGGTTGCTGACGCTGGGAACTGCGGATTGGGGACTAGAGGAATGA
- a CDS encoding FG-GAP-like repeat-containing protein — MLVIIDPRVEAYQMLAAGVRSSAKVIIIDPNFDGIEQITEALNNYPASSLHIVCHGEPGCLHLGKTPLNEASLAQYQNLFSCGLDIYIHSCNVAAGEIGANFLQQLHQLTGANIAASAHRVGHPSKGGTWHLEHRLGNLLPDLSPPAFLPETYSLYPGVFPASFGDATNFSVGSNPYAVSTGDLNGDGRLDIAAANYGTSNVSVLLNTIPTVTIAPGDAPNESGPTDGTFTVTLDNPAPAGGLTVNFNTTGSTATFASDYSFDLANSIDITAVTATSFTIAAGSTSAILVVKPVEDAVIEAVGETVKVNLTASPNYILGQTSGSSIEFTPPTNFVAGMSPNTVTLGDFNSDGKLDMATANFGSNNVSVLLGNGTGSFSPATNFDVGTNPFDVTVGDFNSDGKLDIAATNSKSNNVSVLLGNGTGSFGLATNFDVGAGPFIINVADFNSDGKLDIVAANNRSNNVSVLLGNGTGSFSAATNFAVETKPGFVSVGDLNGDGKLDMAVANYGSSNVSVLLGNGTGSFSAATNFAVGANPLAIKVADFNSDGKLDIAAPNENSNNVSVLLGNGTGSFGSPTNFDVGTKPVSITVEDLNGDGKLDLVTGNYKSSNVSVLLGNGRGSFSPAINFDVGMQPFGVALGDLNGDGKLDMAVANYGSSNVSVLLNNNQPTATLTILDELPSVSLDPNQVNNTQVGNGSNDTLIGSAINDALYGTAGDDLLDGKAGNDNLFGGQGNDTAFGGSGRDWISGDKGNDLINGNSGNDVLNGNSGNDTIRGGQGSDLAHGGKNDDLMFGEKGDDSLYGDLGNDTIFGGGNEDLINGNAGNDSIAGEDGNDILYGGKDNDTLIGGGGNDLLSGDLGNDLLTGDSGNDTFVLAIGKGSDTISDFQDGRDLIGLAGGLTFEQLTLAQSDNNTIISVKAGGELLATLNGIQVNAIGLPDFIALI, encoded by the coding sequence ATGCTAGTAATAATTGACCCCAGAGTAGAAGCTTATCAAATGCTCGCAGCGGGTGTCCGCAGCAGCGCCAAAGTTATAATTATTGACCCGAATTTTGATGGGATAGAACAAATTACAGAGGCATTAAATAATTATCCCGCCTCTAGCTTGCACATCGTTTGTCACGGCGAACCGGGTTGTCTGCATTTGGGAAAGACCCCTCTCAACGAGGCTTCCTTAGCACAATATCAAAATTTATTCTCTTGCGGACTCGACATCTATATACATAGCTGCAACGTCGCCGCCGGAGAAATAGGTGCCAACTTCCTCCAACAACTCCACCAACTTACCGGCGCAAATATTGCCGCCTCCGCGCACCGAGTCGGTCACCCCAGCAAAGGCGGAACTTGGCACTTAGAACACCGCCTCGGTAACCTCCTCCCCGATTTATCCCCCCCTGCCTTTTTGCCAGAAACATACAGCCTCTACCCAGGCGTTTTCCCAGCTTCCTTTGGTGACGCCACTAATTTCAGCGTCGGAAGTAATCCGTATGCCGTCTCCACAGGGGACTTAAACGGCGACGGCAGGCTCGATATCGCAGCAGCGAACTATGGAACCAGCAACGTCAGTGTGTTGCTCAACACCATCCCCACGGTCACCATTGCCCCTGGAGATGCACCCAACGAATCGGGGCCTACCGACGGTACATTTACCGTCACCCTGGATAACCCCGCACCAGCTGGGGGTTTGACTGTTAACTTCAACACAACAGGAAGTACAGCCACTTTTGCAAGCGATTACAGTTTTGACTTAGCTAATAGCATCGATATCACCGCAGTAACCGCCACCAGCTTCACAATTGCAGCGGGTTCCACCAGCGCCATCCTAGTGGTAAAACCCGTAGAAGATGCGGTAATAGAGGCTGTTGGGGAAACAGTAAAAGTCAACCTCACCGCCAGTCCTAACTATATCTTGGGACAAACTTCCGGCAGTAGTATCGAGTTTACCCCCCCGACCAACTTTGTGGCGGGGATGAGTCCCAATACCGTCACACTGGGAGACTTCAACTCTGACGGCAAGCTCGACATGGCAACGGCGAACTTTGGCTCCAACAACGTCAGTGTGCTGTTGGGGAATGGGACAGGCAGTTTTAGCCCGGCTACTAACTTTGATGTGGGAACCAATCCCTTTGACGTTACTGTGGGAGATTTCAACTCGGACGGCAAACTCGACATAGCAGCGACGAACTCCAAGTCCAACAACGTCAGTGTGCTGTTGGGGAATGGGACAGGCAGTTTTGGCTTGGCGACCAACTTTGATGTGGGGGCCGGTCCGTTTATCATCAACGTGGCGGACTTTAACTCTGACGGCAAGCTGGACATCGTAGCGGCGAACAATAGGTCTAACAACGTCAGTGTGCTATTGGGTAATGGGACGGGCAGTTTCAGTGCTGCTACCAACTTTGCTGTGGAGACTAAACCCGGTTTCGTCAGCGTGGGAGATTTGAACGGCGACGGTAAGCTGGATATGGCCGTGGCGAACTATGGGTCCAGCAACGTCAGTGTGCTGTTGGGTAATGGGACGGGCAGTTTCAGTGCTGCTACCAACTTTGCTGTGGGGGCTAATCCCCTGGCCATCAAAGTGGCAGACTTCAACTCTGACGGTAAGCTAGACATCGCCGCGCCGAACGAGAACTCCAACAATGTCAGTGTGCTGTTGGGTAATGGGACAGGCAGTTTTGGCTCTCCTACTAACTTTGATGTGGGGACTAAACCCGTTTCCATCACCGTGGAAGACTTGAACGGCGACGGTAAGCTGGACTTGGTAACGGGGAACTATAAGTCCAGCAACGTCAGTGTGTTATTGGGTAATGGGAGGGGAAGTTTTAGTCCGGCTATCAACTTTGATGTTGGGATGCAGCCCTTTGGAGTCGCTCTGGGAGACCTGAACGGCGACGGTAAGCTGGACATGGCTGTGGCGAACTATGGGTCCAGCAACGTCAGTGTGCTGTTGAATAACAACCAACCCACCGCAACTCTGACAATTTTAGATGAGCTTCCCTCTGTCTCGCTTGACCCCAATCAAGTTAATAACACGCAAGTTGGTAATGGCAGCAACGATACCCTCATCGGTAGTGCTATTAATGACGCGCTTTATGGCACGGCTGGTGATGATTTGCTTGATGGCAAAGCCGGTAACGATAATTTATTTGGCGGTCAAGGTAATGATACTGCTTTTGGTGGTAGCGGTCGCGATTGGATTTCGGGTGACAAAGGCAATGACTTGATCAACGGTAACTCTGGTAACGATGTTCTCAATGGTAATTCTGGCAATGATACTATCCGGGGCGGTCAAGGTAGCGATTTGGCACATGGGGGTAAAAATGATGACCTGATGTTTGGTGAAAAGGGCGATGACTCTCTCTATGGTGATTTGGGGAATGATACGATATTTGGCGGTGGCAATGAGGATTTGATTAACGGTAATGCTGGCAATGACAGTATTGCTGGCGAAGATGGGAATGATATTCTTTACGGTGGTAAAGATAATGATACGCTGATTGGCGGTGGTGGTAATGATTTGCTTTCTGGTGATTTAGGTAATGATTTACTGACAGGCGATAGTGGTAATGACACTTTTGTCTTGGCAATTGGAAAAGGCTCTGATACAATTAGCGATTTCCAAGATGGTCGAGATTTAATTGGGTTGGCTGGTGGTTTGACTTTTGAACAGTTGACTTTAGCGCAAAGCGATAATAACACTATTATTAGTGTGAAAGCTGGTGGCGAATTGTTGGCTACTTTGAATGGGATACAAGTTAATGCGATCGGACTCCCGGATTTTATCGCTCTTATCTAG
- a CDS encoding NAD+ synthase codes for MKIAIAQLNPTIGALTDNAQQILNAAKQASDLGVRLLLTPELSLCGYPPRDLLLDPSFVEAMATTLQQLAKDLPPNLAVLVGTVEPNPKAYTNGGKSLFNSIAWLEEGKVQQIFHKRLLPTYDVFDEDRYFEPGLQPNFFTLTLEKGESLNKLKIGVTICEDLWNDEEFWGKLSYNINPITDLARLGVDLVVNLSASPYSAGKQLLREAMLRHSATRFNQPIIYANQVGGNDDLIFDGNSFALNHTGEVVCRACGFETDLVLVDFDAETGDFASVQPASVAQLPDCQEEEIWSALVLGVRDYARKCGFSKVAIGLSGGVDSALVAAIAASALGAENVLGVLMPSPYSSDHSVTDALALADRIGIKTHTLPIGPLMQAYDKNLEDLFAGTEFGIAEENIQSRIRGNLLMAIANKFGYLLLSTGNKSEMAVGYCTLYGDMNGGLAAIADVPKTRVYSLCKWLNRNGEIIPNNILTKAPSAELKPGQVDQDSLPPYDILDDILQRLIHDHQLPGQIVAAGHDPDVVKRVIKMVARAEFKRRQAPPGLKITDRAFGTGWRMPIASKW; via the coding sequence ATGAAAATTGCGATCGCTCAACTCAACCCCACAATCGGGGCCCTCACCGATAACGCCCAACAAATTCTCAATGCTGCCAAACAAGCATCTGATTTGGGTGTCCGTTTGTTATTGACCCCGGAACTTTCCCTCTGTGGATATCCGCCACGGGATTTGTTGCTAGACCCCAGCTTTGTCGAGGCGATGGCAACTACTTTGCAACAGCTAGCCAAAGATTTGCCACCCAATTTAGCCGTGTTGGTAGGAACAGTAGAACCGAATCCAAAAGCGTACACCAATGGCGGTAAATCCCTATTCAACAGCATCGCTTGGTTAGAAGAAGGCAAAGTGCAACAAATCTTCCACAAACGCTTACTGCCTACTTATGATGTATTTGATGAAGACCGCTATTTTGAGCCCGGACTTCAGCCTAATTTCTTCACCCTCACTCTAGAAAAAGGGGAATCGCTAAATAAACTGAAAATAGGTGTAACCATCTGCGAAGATTTATGGAATGATGAAGAATTTTGGGGTAAACTCAGTTATAACATTAATCCTATTACTGACTTAGCCCGGTTGGGTGTAGATTTGGTTGTGAATTTATCGGCATCGCCTTATAGTGCTGGGAAACAATTATTGCGGGAAGCGATGTTGCGGCATTCAGCTACACGCTTCAATCAACCCATTATCTATGCTAATCAGGTGGGTGGGAACGATGACTTAATTTTTGATGGTAACAGTTTTGCCTTGAATCATACAGGCGAAGTAGTGTGTCGCGCCTGTGGGTTTGAAACAGATTTAGTGTTGGTAGATTTTGATGCGGAAACAGGAGATTTCGCATCTGTACAACCGGCATCTGTGGCACAGCTACCAGATTGTCAAGAGGAGGAAATTTGGTCGGCGTTGGTGTTGGGAGTGCGAGATTATGCCCGGAAATGCGGGTTTTCTAAAGTTGCGATCGGTTTGAGTGGAGGAGTAGATTCGGCATTAGTTGCAGCCATTGCAGCGTCAGCTTTGGGTGCAGAAAATGTTTTGGGCGTCCTCATGCCTTCTCCCTACAGTTCCGATCACTCAGTTACGGATGCTTTGGCGTTAGCCGATCGTATTGGCATCAAAACTCACACACTGCCGATCGGCCCTTTGATGCAAGCTTACGACAAAAATTTGGAAGATTTGTTTGCTGGGACAGAGTTCGGTATTGCCGAGGAGAATATTCAATCGCGGATTCGCGGTAATCTATTAATGGCGATCGCAAACAAATTCGGCTATCTCCTCCTCTCCACTGGCAACAAATCAGAAATGGCCGTTGGATACTGTACCCTTTACGGCGATATGAATGGCGGATTGGCGGCAATTGCCGATGTTCCCAAAACCCGCGTTTACTCTTTGTGCAAGTGGCTGAATCGCAACGGCGAAATTATCCCTAATAATATCCTCACTAAAGCACCCAGCGCCGAACTCAAACCAGGTCAAGTAGACCAAGATTCTCTGCCACCTTATGATATCTTAGATGATATTTTGCAGCGCTTGATTCACGACCATCAATTACCTGGACAAATTGTTGCCGCCGGACACGATCCAGATGTGGTGAAACGAGTTATAAAAATGGTGGCGCGGGCTGAATTCAAACGACGACAAGCACCGCCGGGATTAAAAATAACCGATCGCGCTTTTGGTACTGGTTGGCGAATGCCGATCGCTAGTAAGTGGTGA
- the yidD gene encoding membrane protein insertion efficiency factor YidD, protein MKTLLIWLIQGYRMFVSPLFPPSCRYTPTCSQYGMQAIERFGPLRGSWMTILRILRCHPFHPGGYDPVPSLDNPGKKDSHL, encoded by the coding sequence ATGAAAACGTTACTGATTTGGCTGATTCAAGGCTATCGGATGTTTGTTTCGCCCTTGTTTCCGCCCAGCTGTCGCTATACTCCCACTTGTTCCCAGTACGGTATGCAGGCGATCGAGCGATTTGGCCCATTGCGCGGCAGTTGGATGACGATTCTGCGGATATTGCGCTGTCATCCCTTCCACCCCGGCGGTTACGATCCGGTGCCAAGTTTGGATAATCCTGGAAAAAAAGATTCCCATCTTTGA
- a CDS encoding diacylglycerol/polyprenol kinase family protein: protein MPPFGQIPPLWFHIAIAAIWVGAVVLTAELLHRYTNTDPEKIRKVVHIGTGQVILLAWWLQIPAWVGITASILASAVTLLSYKFPILPGVNSVGRKSLGTFFYAISIGILTAWFWPLQQPQYAALGILVMTWGDGLAALIGQRFGKHPYKVWDIQKSWEGSLTMVLVSYAVSSLILLVAQGNIWQTWIIPIPVAIVATALEAFSKLGIDNLTVPIGSAALGFFLSQLLLS from the coding sequence GTGCCACCTTTCGGTCAAATTCCCCCTCTCTGGTTCCATATTGCGATCGCCGCAATCTGGGTAGGCGCGGTTGTTTTAACCGCCGAATTGCTACATCGCTACACCAACACCGATCCAGAAAAAATTCGCAAAGTAGTTCACATTGGCACCGGACAAGTGATTCTGCTGGCATGGTGGCTGCAAATCCCCGCTTGGGTAGGGATTACCGCTTCAATTCTAGCCAGTGCAGTTACCCTTTTGTCCTACAAGTTTCCGATCCTACCCGGTGTCAACAGCGTCGGGCGCAAAAGCTTAGGAACATTCTTTTACGCAATCAGTATAGGTATTTTAACTGCTTGGTTTTGGCCGTTGCAACAACCCCAGTACGCCGCTTTGGGGATTTTGGTCATGACTTGGGGGGATGGACTCGCAGCCCTGATTGGGCAGCGATTTGGCAAACATCCCTACAAAGTTTGGGACATTCAAAAAAGTTGGGAAGGTTCCCTGACAATGGTACTCGTCAGCTATGCCGTTAGCAGTCTGATTTTGCTGGTGGCGCAAGGTAATATATGGCAAACGTGGATAATACCAATACCCGTCGCCATAGTTGCTACCGCCTTAGAAGCTTTCTCCAAGTTGGGTATCGATAATCTCACAGTTCCGATCGGCAGTGCTGCACTGGGTTTTTTCTTAAGCCAGCTGCTACTTAGCTAA
- a CDS encoding carbohydrate ABC transporter permease translates to MALPLPHDQLQNPRLKAYLTPIKQRLTPYLFLLPALFLLGLTVFWPVCQAFYLSLTNYTDLSQPPQWIGFANYRRLWTDPVFWKTLGNTVLYLVCVVPILVVLPLGLAISVNQKMRGIAWFRASYYTPVIISMVVAGIAWKWLYAENGLLNQFLAHIGFKEGIPWLTSPKWAIFSVMAVTVWKGLGYYMVIYLAGLQSIPIDLYEAAAIDGSDGISKHWDITVPLMKPYLLLVAVISAISATKVFEEVYIMTQGGPRNSSKTIVYYLYEQAFENLEISYACTIGLVLFLLILGLSILNLKLSKQQNRII, encoded by the coding sequence ATGGCCTTACCCCTTCCCCACGATCAGCTACAAAATCCACGGCTAAAAGCATACTTGACTCCCATCAAACAACGTTTAACCCCCTACCTATTTTTGCTACCTGCCCTCTTTCTCTTAGGGCTAACCGTCTTTTGGCCTGTATGTCAAGCTTTTTACCTCTCGCTGACAAATTATACCGACCTCAGTCAACCACCCCAGTGGATAGGCTTTGCTAATTACCGCCGTTTGTGGACAGATCCAGTATTTTGGAAAACCTTGGGGAATACTGTGCTGTATCTTGTCTGCGTTGTGCCAATTTTAGTTGTTTTGCCTTTAGGTTTGGCAATATCAGTCAACCAAAAAATGCGTGGAATTGCTTGGTTTAGAGCATCTTATTATACTCCCGTTATCATTTCAATGGTGGTTGCCGGGATTGCCTGGAAGTGGCTTTATGCAGAAAACGGTCTGCTGAATCAATTTCTGGCACATATTGGCTTTAAAGAGGGTATTCCCTGGCTAACCAGTCCTAAATGGGCGATTTTCAGCGTCATGGCGGTAACGGTTTGGAAGGGGTTGGGCTACTACATGGTCATTTACCTAGCTGGGTTGCAATCTATACCAATAGATTTGTATGAAGCGGCTGCGATCGATGGTTCTGATGGGATTAGCAAACATTGGGATATCACAGTACCGTTGATGAAACCCTATCTATTGTTAGTAGCAGTAATTTCGGCAATTTCTGCTACAAAAGTCTTTGAAGAAGTTTATATTATGACGCAGGGAGGGCCGAGAAATAGTTCCAAAACAATTGTTTATTATCTTTACGAACAAGCTTTTGAAAATTTGGAAATCAGCTATGCTTGTACAATTGGGTTGGTGCTGTTTTTGTTGATATTGGGGTTATCGATTTTGAATCTCAAGTTATCAAAACAGCAAAATAGAATAATTTAG